A genomic window from Populus nigra chromosome 7, ddPopNigr1.1, whole genome shotgun sequence includes:
- the LOC133699918 gene encoding serine/threonine-protein kinase PBL34-like isoform X1, whose translation MKMKMGLSPDSVKVKNFKEKSKSKKNKKNQGNEKDEKDEEDIGCWFKFRSTGSCMPSRSKVDSSLSGISTHYVPSKSKNEKNKDRPIVPAMSSTTTTSNAESASSLPTFSEELKLASQLRKFTFNDLKLATRNFRPESLLGEGGFGCVFKGWIEENGTAPVKPGTGLTVAVKTLNHDGLQGHKEWLAEVSFLGNLLHKNLVKLVGYCIEDDQRLLVYEFMPRGSLENHLFRKGSLPLPWSIRMKIALGAAQGLAFLHEEADRPVIYRDFKTSNILLDADYNAKLSDFGLAKDAPDGGKTHVSTRVMGTYGYAAPEYVMTGHLTSKSDVYSFGVVLLEMLTGRRSMDKNRPNGEHNLVEWARPHFGDKRRFYRLLDPRLEGHFSIKGAQKAIQLAAQCLSRDPKARPQMSEVVEALKPLPNLKDMASSSYYFQSMQADRNKSNMNAKNGTRTQAGFVTRNGQPLRSLSDVRASPYNQPQQSPKPKGRSS comes from the exons atgaagatgaagatgggtTTGAGTCCAGATTCAGTAAAGGTAAAGAATTTTAAGGAGAAATCAAAGagcaagaaaaataagaaaaatcaaggaaatgAAAAGGACGAAAAGGACGAGGAGGATATTGGATGTTGGTTTAAATTCAGGTCGACGGGAAGCTGCATGCCTTCAAGGTCAAAAGTTGATAGCTCTTTAAGTGGCATCTCAACTCACTATG TGCCAAGTAAATCTAAAAACGAGAAGAACAAAGACCGACCTATTGTTCCAGCTATGTCTTCTACTACCACGACTAGCAATGCAGAGAGTGCATCCTCACTTCCAACATTCAGTGAGGAATTGAAGCTTGCTTCTCAGCTCCGAAAATTTACATTTAATGACCTTAAATTAGCAACTAGAAACTTTAGGCCTGAGAGTCTTCTTGGGGAGGGTGGGTTTGGGTGTGTCTTCAAAGGTTGGATTGAGGAGAATGGAACTGCTCCTGTGAAACCTGGCACTGGGCTTACCGTTGCAGTCAAAACCCTCAACCATGATGGACTTCAGGGTCATAAAGAGTGGCTT GCTGAAGTTAGTTTTCTTGGGAACCTTCTGCATAAAAACTTGGTGAAATTGGTTGGTTACTGCATTGAAGATGATCAAAGGTTGCTGGTGTATGAGTTCATGCCTAGAGGAAGTTTGGAGAATCACCTCTTCAGAA AAGGGTCCTTGCCCCTTCCTTGGTCTATCAGGATGAAAATTGCTCTTGGTGCTGCACAAGGTCTTGCTTTCCTTCATGAGGAGGCTGACAGACCAGTAATATATCGTGATTTTAAAacatctaatatattattagatGCG GACTACAACGCCAAACtttctgattttggacttgcaAAGGATGCTCCTGATGGAGGTAAAACTCATGTATCAACCAGAGTTATGGGAACTTATGGCTATGCTGCCCCGGAATATGTGATGACTG GACATTTGACATCAAAGAGTGATGTCTACAGCTTTGGAGTAGTTTTACTTGAAATGCTCACTGGCCGAAGATCCATGGACAAAAACCGACCAAATGGGGAGCACAACCTCGTGGAATGGGCAAGGCCACATTTTGGGGACAAGAGAAGGTTCTACCGTTTATTAGACCCCCGTCTTGAAGGCCATTTCTCAATCAAAGGAGCTCAGAAAGCCATTCAGTTGGCTGCCCAGTGTCTAAGCCGTGATCCCAAAGCCAGACCCCAGATGAGTGAAGTTGTTGAAGCACTAAAGCCTTTACCAAACTTAAAGGATATGGCTAGCTCTTCATATTACTTTCAAAGTATGCAAGCAGATCGTAACAAGTCAAACATGAATGCTAAAAATGGCACTAGAACACAGGCTGGATTTGTAACAAGGAATGGACAGCCATTGAGGAGCTTAAGTGATGTGCGTGCTTCTCCATATAACCAGCCTCAGCAGTCACCAAAACCTAAAGGGAGAAGTTCATAG
- the LOC133699918 gene encoding serine/threonine-protein kinase PBL34-like isoform X2, translating to MKMKMGLSPDSVKVKNFKEKSKSKKNKKNQGNEKDEKDEEDIGCWFKFRSTGSCMPSRSKVDSSLSGISTHYVPSKSKNEKNKDRPIVPAMSSTTTTSNAESASSLPTFSEELKLASQLRKFTFNDLKLATRNFRPESLLGEGGFGCVFKGWIEENGTAPVKPGTGLTVAVKTLNHDGLQGHKEWLAEVSFLGNLLHKNLVKLVGYCIEDDQRLLVYEFMPRGSLENHLFRRSLPLPWSIRMKIALGAAQGLAFLHEEADRPVIYRDFKTSNILLDADYNAKLSDFGLAKDAPDGGKTHVSTRVMGTYGYAAPEYVMTGHLTSKSDVYSFGVVLLEMLTGRRSMDKNRPNGEHNLVEWARPHFGDKRRFYRLLDPRLEGHFSIKGAQKAIQLAAQCLSRDPKARPQMSEVVEALKPLPNLKDMASSSYYFQSMQADRNKSNMNAKNGTRTQAGFVTRNGQPLRSLSDVRASPYNQPQQSPKPKGRSS from the exons atgaagatgaagatgggtTTGAGTCCAGATTCAGTAAAGGTAAAGAATTTTAAGGAGAAATCAAAGagcaagaaaaataagaaaaatcaaggaaatgAAAAGGACGAAAAGGACGAGGAGGATATTGGATGTTGGTTTAAATTCAGGTCGACGGGAAGCTGCATGCCTTCAAGGTCAAAAGTTGATAGCTCTTTAAGTGGCATCTCAACTCACTATG TGCCAAGTAAATCTAAAAACGAGAAGAACAAAGACCGACCTATTGTTCCAGCTATGTCTTCTACTACCACGACTAGCAATGCAGAGAGTGCATCCTCACTTCCAACATTCAGTGAGGAATTGAAGCTTGCTTCTCAGCTCCGAAAATTTACATTTAATGACCTTAAATTAGCAACTAGAAACTTTAGGCCTGAGAGTCTTCTTGGGGAGGGTGGGTTTGGGTGTGTCTTCAAAGGTTGGATTGAGGAGAATGGAACTGCTCCTGTGAAACCTGGCACTGGGCTTACCGTTGCAGTCAAAACCCTCAACCATGATGGACTTCAGGGTCATAAAGAGTGGCTT GCTGAAGTTAGTTTTCTTGGGAACCTTCTGCATAAAAACTTGGTGAAATTGGTTGGTTACTGCATTGAAGATGATCAAAGGTTGCTGGTGTATGAGTTCATGCCTAGAGGAAGTTTGGAGAATCACCTCTTCAGAA GGTCCTTGCCCCTTCCTTGGTCTATCAGGATGAAAATTGCTCTTGGTGCTGCACAAGGTCTTGCTTTCCTTCATGAGGAGGCTGACAGACCAGTAATATATCGTGATTTTAAAacatctaatatattattagatGCG GACTACAACGCCAAACtttctgattttggacttgcaAAGGATGCTCCTGATGGAGGTAAAACTCATGTATCAACCAGAGTTATGGGAACTTATGGCTATGCTGCCCCGGAATATGTGATGACTG GACATTTGACATCAAAGAGTGATGTCTACAGCTTTGGAGTAGTTTTACTTGAAATGCTCACTGGCCGAAGATCCATGGACAAAAACCGACCAAATGGGGAGCACAACCTCGTGGAATGGGCAAGGCCACATTTTGGGGACAAGAGAAGGTTCTACCGTTTATTAGACCCCCGTCTTGAAGGCCATTTCTCAATCAAAGGAGCTCAGAAAGCCATTCAGTTGGCTGCCCAGTGTCTAAGCCGTGATCCCAAAGCCAGACCCCAGATGAGTGAAGTTGTTGAAGCACTAAAGCCTTTACCAAACTTAAAGGATATGGCTAGCTCTTCATATTACTTTCAAAGTATGCAAGCAGATCGTAACAAGTCAAACATGAATGCTAAAAATGGCACTAGAACACAGGCTGGATTTGTAACAAGGAATGGACAGCCATTGAGGAGCTTAAGTGATGTGCGTGCTTCTCCATATAACCAGCCTCAGCAGTCACCAAAACCTAAAGGGAGAAGTTCATAG